One Planctomycetia bacterium DNA segment encodes these proteins:
- a CDS encoding Gfo/Idh/MocA family oxidoreductase, which translates to MAFGFGIIGCGMIANFHAKAIADIKGAKLVACFDNYPAAAEKLAATYKCKAYAKLEDMLADPAVNVVTVGTPSGAHMEPAIMAAEAGKHVIVEKPLEITLKRCDAIIEACDRNKVKLSAIFPSRFHDSSREIKKAIEAERFGKLTMGDAYVKWFRTQQYYDAGKWRGTWELDGGGALMNQAIHCVDLLTWLMGPVVEIRAQVATLAHERIAVEDTAVATLKFANGALGVVEATTAAYPGYLKRIEIHGAEGSACMEEEDLVKWDFAKADKRDKMILEAMNSHKSTGGGAADPTAIGHHGHSRQFEDLLDAVKKNKTPSVDGREGRRSVEIILGIYKAAESGKPVYLPLEKDPTLNARKLKVAK; encoded by the coding sequence ATGGCATTCGGCTTCGGCATTATCGGTTGCGGGATGATCGCGAACTTCCACGCCAAAGCGATCGCCGACATTAAGGGAGCCAAGCTCGTCGCCTGCTTCGACAACTATCCGGCCGCGGCCGAGAAGCTGGCGGCGACGTACAAGTGTAAGGCCTACGCGAAGCTCGAAGACATGCTCGCCGATCCGGCCGTGAACGTCGTCACCGTCGGCACTCCGAGCGGAGCGCACATGGAGCCGGCCATCATGGCCGCCGAGGCCGGTAAGCATGTGATCGTCGAGAAGCCGCTCGAGATCACGCTCAAACGCTGCGATGCCATCATCGAGGCGTGCGACCGGAACAAGGTGAAGCTCTCGGCCATCTTTCCGTCGCGCTTCCACGATTCGAGCCGCGAGATCAAAAAAGCGATCGAAGCCGAGCGCTTCGGCAAGCTCACGATGGGAGATGCCTACGTGAAATGGTTTCGCACGCAGCAATACTACGACGCCGGAAAATGGCGCGGCACCTGGGAGCTCGACGGCGGCGGAGCGCTGATGAACCAAGCGATCCACTGCGTCGATTTGCTGACATGGTTGATGGGCCCGGTCGTCGAGATTCGGGCCCAAGTCGCCACGCTCGCGCACGAGCGGATCGCTGTGGAAGACACGGCCGTCGCCACGTTGAAATTCGCCAACGGAGCGCTCGGCGTCGTCGAGGCGACCACGGCCGCGTATCCCGGCTACTTGAAGCGCATCGAGATTCACGGCGCCGAAGGCTCGGCCTGCATGGAGGAAGAAGACCTCGTCAAATGGGACTTCGCCAAGGCCGACAAGCGCGACAAGATGATTCTCGAAGCGATGAATTCTCACAAGAGCACCGGCGGCGGAGCGGCGGATCCGACGGCGATTGGCCATCACGGTCACTCGCGGCAGTTCGAGGATTTGCTCGATGCCGTGAAGAAGAACAAGACGCCGAGCGTCGACGGCCGCGAAGGACGTCGCTCGGTCGAGATCATTCTCGGCATCTACAAAGCCGCCGAGTCGGGCAAGCCGGTTTACTTGCCGCTCGAAAAAGACCCGACCTTGAACGCGCGCAAGCTCAAGGTCGCCAAGTAA
- a CDS encoding Rieske (2Fe-2S) protein: protein MWTTVAKVADCPPGSSREVVAGDQIVALFNVAGEFHALDGVCPHQGGPLGKGALRGCIVVCPWHGWQFDVTNGEFQTRPSLVQPCLQVRVMGEEVQVDV, encoded by the coding sequence ATGTGGACCACGGTTGCTAAAGTCGCCGATTGTCCGCCGGGCAGCTCGCGCGAAGTCGTCGCCGGCGATCAGATCGTGGCGTTGTTCAACGTCGCCGGGGAATTTCACGCGCTCGACGGCGTCTGCCCACACCAAGGGGGCCCGCTCGGCAAAGGAGCGCTCCGCGGTTGCATCGTCGTCTGCCCGTGGCACGGCTGGCAGTTCGACGTAACGAATGGCGAATTCCAAACACGCCCCAGCTTAGTGCAGCCGTGCTTGCAGGTGCGCGTGATGGGAGAAGAAGTTCAAGTCGACGTCTGA
- a CDS encoding GNAT family N-acetyltransferase: protein MPIRYRTFRNSDPPHLVDIWRSQPPERALVQPMSVALFDQLVLAKQYFDPAGLTIAWDGDLPVGFSHAAFGPTADGSGVDTQLGVTHLVMTRPHYQRRGIGSELLTHSEEYLRRNGAELLYAGGIGPLNGFYLGMYGGSELGGVLDSSHAAQCLFRSAGYREIDRTLVLHRETGSFRPPVDRRLMQLRRNASIRTINDPAPASWWQAGAQGDFAQLRFELDLKQPALQAVATVTFWMMETISAAWGVHAAGLIELQTKPEFQRQGMAMFLLGEAFQQLRNYGVSLVETQTMVHNAPALGLYKKLGFNEVDQGAVFRKAETKN from the coding sequence TTGCCGATCCGTTACCGTACGTTTCGCAATTCCGATCCGCCGCACTTAGTCGACATCTGGCGCTCGCAGCCTCCCGAGCGAGCGCTGGTGCAGCCGATGTCGGTGGCGCTGTTCGATCAGCTGGTCTTAGCGAAACAGTACTTCGATCCTGCCGGGCTCACGATCGCTTGGGACGGTGATCTTCCGGTCGGTTTCTCGCATGCTGCGTTCGGCCCGACGGCCGATGGCTCCGGCGTCGATACACAGCTCGGCGTGACGCATCTGGTGATGACCCGACCGCACTACCAACGCCGCGGCATCGGCAGCGAGCTCCTGACGCACTCCGAAGAATACCTGCGGCGCAACGGCGCGGAGCTGCTCTACGCCGGCGGAATCGGCCCCCTCAACGGCTTCTACCTCGGCATGTACGGCGGCAGCGAACTCGGCGGCGTGCTCGATTCTTCCCACGCCGCGCAATGCCTGTTTCGCTCGGCGGGTTACCGCGAGATCGATCGGACGTTGGTTCTACACCGAGAAACCGGCAGCTTTCGCCCGCCGGTCGACCGCCGGCTCATGCAGCTGCGCCGCAACGCTTCGATCCGCACGATCAACGATCCTGCGCCGGCATCTTGGTGGCAAGCCGGCGCACAAGGAGACTTCGCACAACTTCGCTTCGAGCTCGACTTGAAGCAACCGGCTCTGCAAGCGGTCGCAACCGTTACGTTCTGGATGATGGAGACGATCTCGGCCGCTTGGGGTGTCCACGCCGCAGGGCTGATCGAGTTGCAGACGAAGCCGGAGTTTCAGCGGCAAGGGATGGCAATGTTTCTCCTCGGAGAAGCGTTCCAACAGTTGCGCAACTACGGTGTCTCGCTCGTCGAGACCCAGACAATGGTTCACAACGCTCCGGCACTCGGGCTCTATAAGAAGCTCGGCTTCAACGAAGTCGACCAAGGCGCAGTGTTTAGAAAAGCAGAAACCAAAAACTAG
- a CDS encoding D-2-hydroxyacid dehydrogenase, which yields MKLVCFPPLDEARRQRVADVLTSSTFVNAATQDEAVTSIVEADAFFGKLTPPLLAAARQLRWVQSPTASLEHYVFDELVRHPCTLTNMRGIFSDVIADHVLGYILCFARNLHLYLRQQQAGRWQPIGGEQTRPDFAVGPGIVSSMDRAHLHLADCTLGIVGLGAIGEETARRAAAFGMRVVAVDPQRTARPDCVERLDSLNGLDALLATSDFVVVAAPHTPESVRMFERRRFQQMKPTSYFINIGRGAIVDLADLTAALEAGKIAGAALDVFEIEPLPAEHPLWRMPNVLLTPHVAACSPRIAERHLEVLLDNLRRFEADEPLRNVVDKKAWF from the coding sequence ATGAAGCTCGTCTGCTTTCCTCCGCTCGATGAAGCTCGCCGGCAGCGCGTCGCAGATGTGCTGACGAGCTCGACGTTCGTCAACGCCGCGACTCAGGACGAAGCGGTTACCTCGATCGTCGAGGCCGATGCCTTTTTCGGCAAGCTTACGCCGCCGCTGCTAGCCGCGGCTCGACAACTCCGTTGGGTCCAATCCCCGACGGCAAGCCTCGAGCATTACGTGTTCGACGAGTTGGTCCGTCATCCCTGCACGCTCACGAACATGCGCGGGATCTTCTCCGACGTCATTGCGGATCATGTGCTGGGCTACATTCTCTGCTTCGCGCGCAACCTGCATCTGTATTTGCGGCAACAGCAAGCGGGGCGTTGGCAACCGATCGGCGGCGAGCAGACTCGGCCCGACTTCGCCGTCGGACCGGGAATCGTCAGCTCGATGGATCGGGCACATCTGCACTTGGCCGATTGCACGCTGGGAATCGTCGGCCTCGGGGCGATCGGCGAGGAGACGGCTCGACGCGCCGCGGCGTTCGGAATGCGCGTCGTCGCGGTCGATCCGCAGCGAACCGCTCGGCCGGATTGCGTCGAGCGTTTGGATTCCTTGAACGGGCTCGACGCGCTGTTGGCGACGAGCGATTTCGTCGTCGTCGCCGCTCCCCACACGCCGGAGAGCGTACGGATGTTCGAGCGCCGTCGGTTTCAACAGATGAAACCGACAAGCTACTTCATCAATATCGGGCGAGGTGCGATCGTCGACTTGGCGGACCTCACCGCGGCGCTCGAGGCCGGCAAGATCGCCGGAGCGGCGTTGGATGTGTTCGAGATCGAGCCGCTGCCGGCGGAGCATCCGCTCTGGCGCATGCCGAACGTCTTACTCACGCCGCACGTTGCCGCATGCTCGCCGAGAATCGCCGAGCGCCATTTGGAAGTGCTGCTCGACAACTTGCGCCGCTTCGAAGCAGACGAGCCGCTGCGGAACGTCGTCGATAAGAAAGCTTGGTTTTAA